A region of the Drosophila subpulchrella strain 33 F10 #4 breed RU33 chromosome 3L, RU_Dsub_v1.1 Primary Assembly, whole genome shotgun sequence genome:
TATTATTGGCTGCAGCGCTGGCCGCagccgccgctgctgccgcAGCCACCGCCgcctgttgttgttgttgctgctgggttTGGTTCTGGGCCTGAacctgctgttgttgttgttgctgctgctgctgctgttgttgttgggtCACCACAGAGGCAACACCTGCACCCACTCCAGCATTGGCGGCTGCCGCATTCACCGCTGCCATGGCCGTCTGTGGCACCATGATGATCTGCTGACCAGCGGTGGGCGTTGCCTGATTAGCGCTGGCCGCTGGAGTGATCTGCACCAGCTGCCCGTTGATGTTGAGGTAGTGGGGCGCAGGTTGAGCGGCcatggctgctgctgcgttGGCCGCTGCATTCGGATCCAGGGCGGCAATGGTGGGCGTCTGATAGAAGATGGTCTGGCCATCGGGCAGCTGCATCACCTGCATCTGGGGCTGCTGCTGGGCCGCCGCCTGCAGCATGATCTGGTTGGCCTGCAGGGGTATCAATTGAGGCTGCAGACCCGTCGCCGTCGTCTGGCCCTGTGCCTGCTGGCCAATTATGATTTGGGCCGCTCCGGTGGGCAGCATTGGCATGGGAATCACTTGGATGGGTTGGGCAGCAGCGGCAGTGGTGCCGGCATTTGTGGCTCCTCCGGCTGCCGTGTTTACATTCACATTGTTGCCGGTTGttgcgttgttgttgctgctattgttgttggcggcggcggcagcggcgaCGGCGGAGGCGTTGGAGCTCATTCTGGGCGTGGCTGAGGGACGGCTGGTGGCGCTGAAATGGTTTTCCATAGCCCGATTGCTGGGCGATTTGTGCCTGTCTGTTGTCGTGTCTCAACATCAAGCCCTCAACACACACCACACTTACTGGAAAAGCGAATGAAGCCGATTTTGAGGGTGGGTGGCACGTCAAAAGATTCGTTCTTAGTGCTCTATGCAAAAACTAACCTTACAACTAGGGCTAACTATCTAGAGCTAACGATACCGATCACCCACTTACTGCCCCCGTCCCTCGATCAACTCACCACTTTCTTGGCGTCCAAACGAGAGGCTTGTCGCGACATTTTCCGGCTGTTTACGTTGCGAATAGTCCAATTGAAAATA
Encoded here:
- the LOC119552504 gene encoding nuclear transcription factor Y subunit alpha, producing the protein MENHFSATSRPSATPRMSSNASAVAAAAAANNNSSNNNATTGNNVNVNTAAGGATNAGTTAAAAQPIQVIPMPMLPTGAAQIIIGQQAQGQTTATGLQPQLIPLQANQIMLQAAAQQQPQMQVMQLPDGQTIFYQTPTIAALDPNAAANAAAAMAAQPAPHYLNINGQLVQITPAASANQATPTAGQQIIMVPQTAMAAVNAAAANAGVGAGVASVVTQQQQQQQQQQQQQQVQAQNQTQQQQQQQAAVAAAAAAAAASAAANNISADVSTSTTGTNTNSEDESSKGEADEEPLYVNAKQYKRILIRRQARAKLESRIPKERCKYLHESRHRHAMNRARGEGGRFHSAQEKGDQDSSGPDSGSMPMAPSGGVTLSRGTARAPPKLIAPHQTPSITITAIKSE